In Denitratisoma sp. DHT3, one DNA window encodes the following:
- a CDS encoding OmpH family outer membrane protein, with translation MKKTVLLFAALGSLVSLPALADVKVGVINTERVMRESDPAKKAMKKLEKEFEKRSQDMQKMGQQAQKLQEELEKNSLTMAESQRKGKERELADLTREFQRKQREFNEDVNARRNEELQSVIERTNKALRTIAEKEGYTLILQEAVYVNPSVDVTDKVIKALAEPAGGK, from the coding sequence TTGAAAAAGACCGTTCTGCTTTTTGCGGCTCTTGGCAGCCTGGTTTCCCTACCTGCCCTGGCCGATGTCAAGGTCGGCGTGATCAATACCGAACGCGTCATGCGCGAGTCCGACCCGGCCAAGAAGGCCATGAAGAAACTGGAAAAGGAATTCGAGAAGCGCAGCCAGGACATGCAGAAAATGGGTCAGCAGGCCCAGAAGCTGCAAGAGGAGCTGGAGAAGAACAGCCTGACCATGGCGGAGAGCCAGCGCAAGGGCAAGGAGCGCGAACTCGCCGATCTGACGCGCGAGTTTCAGCGTAAGCAGCGGGAGTTCAACGAGGACGTCAACGCGCGCCGCAACGAGGAACTGCAGTCGGTGATCGAGCGTACCAACAAGGCCCTGCGCACCATTGCGGAAAAGGAAGGCTACACCCTGATCCTGCAGGAGGCGGTATACGTGAATCCTTCAGTCGACGTCACCGACAAGGTGATCAAGGCCCTGGCCGAGCCGGCTGGCGGCAAGTAA
- the lpxD gene encoding UDP-3-O-(3-hydroxymyristoyl)glucosamine N-acyltransferase: protein MMLTLSEIVARLGGDLSGDGSQPIHTVSSLEGAGPGAATFLSNPKYRRQLATTAASVVILVPEAAADCPVASIATPQPYLYFARLSQWLNPPARPPVGIHPQARVESSLPASVSVGAGAWIGPDAVLGENVVVGANCNIGAGVELGEGTWLHPGVSVYAGCRLGQRVIVHSGAVIGADGFGFARETDGRWVKIPQVGRVIVGDDVEIGANTTIDRGALEDTLIEEGAKLDNQIQVGHNVRIGAHSALAGCVGIAGSAHIGRRCTIGGGAIILGHLEIADDVHVSAGTLVAKSIARQGSYTGTVPFMAHDDWLRNFARLRHLDAMADKIRALENRIAELEKKS from the coding sequence GTGATGCTCACCTTGAGCGAGATCGTCGCCCGCCTGGGCGGCGATCTTTCCGGTGACGGCTCCCAGCCCATCCATACCGTATCCTCTCTGGAAGGCGCCGGCCCCGGCGCGGCGACCTTCCTCTCCAATCCCAAATATCGTCGCCAGCTGGCGACCACCGCGGCGTCGGTGGTCATCCTGGTGCCGGAGGCCGCGGCGGATTGCCCGGTCGCCAGCATTGCCACGCCGCAACCCTATCTGTATTTCGCCCGCCTCTCGCAGTGGCTGAATCCGCCGGCCCGGCCGCCGGTGGGCATCCATCCCCAGGCCCGGGTGGAATCTTCGCTGCCGGCCAGTGTTTCGGTCGGAGCGGGTGCCTGGATCGGTCCGGATGCGGTGCTGGGGGAGAACGTGGTGGTCGGCGCCAACTGCAACATCGGCGCTGGCGTCGAACTGGGCGAGGGCACCTGGCTTCATCCCGGCGTCAGCGTTTATGCCGGCTGCCGCCTGGGACAGCGGGTGATCGTCCATTCCGGCGCGGTGATCGGTGCCGATGGTTTCGGCTTCGCAAGGGAAACGGACGGCCGCTGGGTCAAGATTCCCCAGGTGGGAAGGGTGATCGTCGGCGACGATGTCGAAATCGGCGCCAACACCACCATCGACCGCGGCGCGCTGGAGGACACGCTGATCGAGGAGGGGGCCAAGCTCGACAACCAGATCCAGGTCGGCCACAACGTCCGCATCGGCGCCCATTCCGCCCTGGCCGGCTGCGTCGGCATCGCCGGCAGCGCCCATATCGGCCGGCGCTGCACCATCGGTGGCGGCGCGATCATCCTCGGCCATCTGGAAATCGCCGACGACGTTCATGTCTCGGCGGGTACGCTGGTGGCAAAATCGATTGCCCGCCAGGGCAGCTACACCGGTACGGTGCCTTTCATGGCCCACGACGACTGGCTGCGGAATTTCGCCAGACTGCGCCATCTGGATGCGATGGCCGATAAAATACGCGCCCTCGAAAATCGCATCGCCGAACTGGAGAAGAAGTCATGA
- the fabZ gene encoding 3-hydroxyacyl-ACP dehydratase FabZ gives MTSMDIHQILEHLPHRYPFLLVDRVLDVVPGERITALKNVTINEPFFPGHYPHHPVMPGVLIIEALAQTAAILSFRTMGGKPDDKSVYYFVGIDNARFKRPVSPGDQLIFEVSISANRRGIWKFAAVAKVDDQVAAEAELMCTVRAIE, from the coding sequence ATGACCTCGATGGACATCCATCAGATCCTCGAACACCTGCCGCATCGCTACCCTTTCCTGCTGGTGGACCGGGTGCTCGACGTGGTGCCGGGGGAGCGCATCACGGCCCTGAAGAACGTCACCATCAACGAGCCGTTTTTCCCCGGCCACTATCCCCATCATCCGGTGATGCCCGGCGTGCTGATCATCGAGGCCCTGGCCCAGACCGCCGCCATCCTCTCTTTCCGCACCATGGGCGGCAAGCCCGACGACAAGTCGGTGTATTACTTCGTCGGCATCGACAACGCCCGTTTCAAGCGTCCCGTCAGCCCCGGCGACCAGTTGATCTTCGAAGTCTCCATCAGCGCCAACAGGCGCGGCATCTGGAAGTTCGCCGCGGTGGCCAAGGTGGATGACCAGGTGGCGGCGGAGGCCGAACTGATGTGCACGGTGCGGGCCATCGAATGA